The nucleotide window TCTGACCCCAATTCTTGACCTTTCGCCGCATCCGTCACCGAGATCCCCAGCGGCACGATCACCATCTCATTTCATTCAGGACCTCACCGGGGTGTGGCGGGTTGTGCATTGGACCGACACGCTCAATCAATGGCTTCGACATTGTGATTTCGGGAGTCGGCTACTCGACCGACAACCACCGGTTGCGCTCCAATCGGAACACCGGCGGCGGAACCTTCTTCGTTTTGGTCTTGAGCTTGCGGGCGATCTCCAACAGCGTCTCGCGCGCCTTGTCTCCGTCACCCACCATTGCCAGCGCTCGGACCAGACGATCGGTGGGTGCACCCAAGGCCTTGATCGCGCCGGTCTCCACCCTCGACAAATACTCGGGCGTCACCCCCAGGAGCGCGGCAAATTCTTTGGCGGGGAAACCCACGTGCTTGCGTAGAAAGCGCACCTCCGGGCCGCTCAGGAGCGTCG belongs to Nitrospirota bacterium and includes:
- a CDS encoding helix-turn-helix domain-containing protein; the encoded protein is MKCYTCDVEMVERKTTDDAPYHYVLSGLENVYLVGIVVRWCPKCKGESPVIPRIAELHRLIADTLIRQPTLLSGPEVRFLRKHVGFPAKEFAALLGVTPEYLSRVETGAIKALGAPTDRLVRALAMVGDGDKARETLLEIARKLKTKTKKVPPPVFRLERNRWLSVE